The region ACTTAAATTTAATAGTGAGAATGGTTATGAAGAAATGAACAGAGATGATGATGAATTTTGGAAATTAGGAAACACAATATACTATAATCCTGATGATCCTACTCTGTTTATTGAAAAGAGATTTGGGGTAGGGTGGACTGTTAATGTAGGTAGGCCACTGGGAATGCTTTTTATGATTCTTCCTTTTATCATCGTCATAATAACTTTGATAATGGTAAAATAGATTATTTTAGGATATGAAAACAGGCGAAAATTATTTCGCCTGTTTTATGTTGGAAGTATATTTTTACTTAATACTAATGAATACTTTCATGCTCATTATCTTTTACTAATTTAGAAAGTAAAGATTTAGTCAAGCTATTTACATCTTCAATTTTTTCTTTAAGTTTAATGAAGTTTTTTTCAAGGGTATTATCCTTTGTACTGCTATAGTCTTCAGAAGTAAGTAACAAATCAATACTAGTTACACATTCTAAGTTGTTCCAGTTATTATCTTCTATTTTCTTTGCTTGCTCAATTATTTCATTTATGGCTCTTTTATTTTCCAAATTATCACCCTTTCAATGATGTTATTTCAATTTTTAGTATATGCAAAGAAAGGATATATTAATCTTCACATTTTAAATAAAAACCATTTACAACTGTCAATTTCATACTTTATTTCATATATTTTTTGAATGTTATTTATAATACTTTCACATTTGTATACGATCATTTTATTTCCTGCTAACTTTTCTTCTTCACTAGTTATTACTCTGTCTACTTTTATGACTACATTGGTTTTGTCTTCAGACTCAATTCTATATCTTAGTGGTACAGGATTACCTTCATTTGTAAACCATGCAATCATTTCTATAGGTTTCATAATCACTTTCATTAAACTCACCTTTCTTAAAGTAAACTAGACATCATAGGATATTCCTCTTCCATAACTACTCCACCAGTAATAGGTTTTATTCCAGAATAAAGAAAACAAGAACGAAAAACTGAATTATGTCCATATTTACATCTTATTTTATCAATTGTATCATCTAACTTTCTCTCTTTTTTTCTATTATTATCAAATATAGAAAGTTGAAAGAAGTCATTGGAAGAAAGTTCTGATAGATCAATAGAAAATCTTCTTATTGGTTCCCCTTTCCACATTTCTTCAAACAATTCTACAGCTGTTTCATATATGGTATTAGTAATATCAGTAGGATTTTCTAGTTTTTTTTGATGTGAATAAGAAAAAAAGTCATTACTTTTTAGTGAAACAGAAATCACATTCGTACACTTATCTAATTCTCTAAGTCTCATAGATACCATTTCAGAAAGAGATAGTAGTATCATACAGGCTTCCTTTTTTGTATCTACATCAAAAGATGTAGTAGTAGAATTACCTACACTTTTAATTGGGACAGATTGAACTTTCACTGGAGAGTCTTCTATACCATTAGCATAATTCCATATTAAAAGGCCATGTTTTTTAAGCCAAGAGTATAGATAATCTTTATCTTGTTTGGCTAAATCACCTATAGTATATATTCCCCTGCTATTAAGCTTAGTTCTAGTTCTAGAGCCTACCATGAATAATTCTCCTACAGGTAGAGGCCACATTTTCTTTGGTATTTCCTCATGAAAAAGAGTGTGTATCATATCTGGCTTTTTAAAATCAGAAGCCATTTTTGCCAATAGTTTATTAGGACCTATTCCAATATTTACAGTAAAGCCTAATTCGTTTTTTATCCTTTCTTTCATCTCAATAGCAGCTTTCATATAGTCCATATTTCCATAGGTATAGTCTAAGAAAACCTCATCAATAGAGTATCTTTGTATGGAAGGAGAATATTCTTTAAGTAAATTCACCATAGCATTGCTACATTTTATATATAATCCATATGTGGGAGATACTATAGTTAAATTAGGGCATTTGTTTCTAGCAGAATAGAGAGATTCTCCTGTTATGATTCCATATTTTTTAGCAGGTATGGATTTGGCTAGGATAATTCCATGTCTATTTTTTTCATCTCCTCCTACTACAGAAGGAATTTCTCGTAAATCTATTTTTTCTCCATGTTGTAGCCTATAAGCAGCTTCCCAAGACAAATAAGCAGAGTTTGCATCAATGTGAAAAATAATTCTATCTTTCATTATTATCACTCCTGTAGTATAGATTATAACAGAACATACGTTCAGTGTAAAGTTTTTTGTTATAGTTATTTGATAATTTTTAATTTTTATTAATATAAAACTTAATCATTGAACATATATAGATTTTCTTATATACTTAAATTAGAGAATTTCGTAAGTCTAACTTTATTTAAATACACAAGGAGGTTTTAATATGAATTTTGAGAATTTATCAAATTTTGACCCAGAGGTAATGGAAGCAATAAATCTTGAATTGAACAGACAAAGAGACAAAATCGAATTGATTGCGTCTGAAAACTTTGTTTCAAGACAAGTAATGGAAGCAATGGGAAGCTATATGACTAACAAATATGCAGAAGGATACCCAGGAAAGAGATATTATGGTGGTTGTGAATATGTAGATATTGTTGAAGATTTAGCTAGAGAAAGACTTAAAAAACTTTTTAATGCTGACCATGCTAATGTACAGCCTCATTCAGGAGCTAATGCAAATATCGGTGTTTA is a window of Anaerosalibacter sp. Marseille-P3206 DNA encoding:
- a CDS encoding Y-family DNA polymerase, whose product is MKDRIIFHIDANSAYLSWEAAYRLQHGEKIDLREIPSVVGGDEKNRHGIILAKSIPAKKYGIITGESLYSARNKCPNLTIVSPTYGLYIKCSNAMVNLLKEYSPSIQRYSIDEVFLDYTYGNMDYMKAAIEMKERIKNELGFTVNIGIGPNKLLAKMASDFKKPDMIHTLFHEEIPKKMWPLPVGELFMVGSRTRTKLNSRGIYTIGDLAKQDKDYLYSWLKKHGLLIWNYANGIEDSPVKVQSVPIKSVGNSTTTSFDVDTKKEACMILLSLSEMVSMRLRELDKCTNVISVSLKSNDFFSYSHQKKLENPTDITNTIYETAVELFEEMWKGEPIRRFSIDLSELSSNDFFQLSIFDNNRKKERKLDDTIDKIRCKYGHNSVFRSCFLYSGIKPITGGVVMEEEYPMMSSLL